The Toxorhynchites rutilus septentrionalis strain SRP chromosome 1, ASM2978413v1, whole genome shotgun sequence genome contains the following window.
TaccttccatatttttttaactaGGATTGATGTTGGGAGATTGGGGAGAAGTaccaataacttttgaacaattataatgtaaccatgtgcgaactataTGTGACTTGTGCttagggtcattgtcttggtagaacttgaatcctcgattcaatctcattttgttcacactttgctacatgtttttctttaggatgttcaagtaaacattctgatccaatacaccatcgatgaaaatcaaattgaaccaaaaaaaagtttgtactgagaggcaatgaaggtatgtgGTGAAAGTAATCCACAATTTATACTATGCCCTACCTTTCGCATCCGAACCGAATCGGTTTTGGTACAGGCGGCGATAGGAGCCATGGCGGAACAAATGTTAACATTCAatttcaaccgaagaacacagctttcACCGTAGTAAACCGCATattgacgccacttttaaccacggattcgcgaaaatttatagATCAATCGGAAAAAAACATCAACAGGCCCGAAAAACTGATAGATTCACATAATCACTTTCTCCTATAAAAATAGATGCGCTCATTATTTTAGATACaactttagaatgcatctaacttttttcaataactCTTTAGTGGAAAAATCATCTTTTATTCAAGATACAAACTGCAGCTACAGGCCATTCTATAATTGTTCTACCATCACTTTGGTTTTGACAACgcacaaaataaaattataaaaagctTATGTGTGATTCAATTATACACAAACACTCTTCACCTAACGGTACAAAAACCGATGCGAGGTACCTTTTCGTCGAGTATCCACCTCGAATTTGAGAACCTCTACACTATGCttgctttgtgcatattctaAGAATGCATTTTGAaggaaaacaatcgttcaacaCGGTAGAAAACACAGAAAACGAGGGTAACTGAAGCAAACCCAACATTTATATGACTtctatttcttatttttcttatttcccTTGAATGGAATGCAATACGCGGTGAATAGCTACGATTGTTTTCGCATTTGTATTGATGTATTTGCTGCTACTTTAACCGCTCCTTTTAGTCGGAACAATTTGGGTAACACAAATTAGACCAATCAAGAAGCGGAAttcagataatgcttgacatgtttgcaattgttcaaTTGTATGTCAcaacaaatataattttctacgtTGTAATCGATGCGTAGgaatattttcaatcgattgatgtagacatattaggctgtcaaagaagtcttgcggtatttctgcgaggtgtcgttgtaagcgcgtagttctagttgtattcattgtatcgagtcatactatagcttgttggaaaggtatttgcgcgctataatatagtccttgacagtgttttgtttggttaagtcgttcgtgagttatagtgtcgcaaatatggagcaaaataaagagaaaatccgacatattttacagtactactatgacaaaggcaaaaatgcatctcaagctgccaataaaatttgtgcagtttatggacccgatacagtttccatttccaccgcacaatgatggtttcaacgttttcgttctggtgtagaggtcgtcgaagatgcaccacgctccggaaggcctgtcgtcgaaaattgcgacaaaatcgctgaattagtcgagaaagaccggcatagtagcagccgtagcatcggccaagagctggggataagtcatcaaaccgttattaaccatttgaagaagcttggattcacaaagaagctcgatgtatgggggccacacacgttgacgcaaaaaaaacatctttgaccgtatcgacgcatgtgaatcgctgctgaatcgcaacaaaatcaacccgtttctgaagcggatggtgactggcgatgaaaagtgggtcacttacgacaacgtgaagcgcaaacggtcgtggtcgaagcccgctgaagcggctcagacggtggccaagccatcattaacggccaggaaggttctgctgtgtgtttggtgggattgtcaaggaataatctattatgagctgcttccctatggccaaacgctcaattcgtacctgtactgccaacaactggaccgcttgaaggtgaagaagaggccatctttgataaacagaggccgcattgtcttccatcaggacaacgctagGCCACACAcatctttggtgacgcgccagaagctccgggagctcggatgggaggttcttttgcatccgccgtatagtccggaccttgcaccaagtgactaccacctgtttttgtccatggcgaacgagctaggtagtcagaagttagccacaaaagaggactgcgaaaattggctatccgagttttctgccaataaggaagcgagcttctataacaggggtgaagttggcatctcgttgggaacaagccatcgaacaaaacggtgcatatttgacttaaaacagatgattgtaactaattttatgaacaaatgaaaattcaaaaaaaaataccgcaggacttttttgacagcctaatatttgtgaTGTATCAAGAAGTGATCAAGTCCTGAGCGTTCGAAATATTTAATTATTTCTCACATGTTcggtttttagattttcattttacacccCATACCTTTCtgttaaacgtagtcctacgttgatGAAGAAAACTTTTCAAGGCGATGGTTACGTCTGGCACTAAACCACTTCCGTAGAACGTTCAAGTGCAACAATCATTGCTACGAGGGTAGTTCAacaaataagtttcagtgcctcagaaatcgccgtaaaataaagttaagacaaaaaacaaggtgatcttcgtaatctacgttttattttctatttttctacaaaaTCGTCGTAACGTTCGagacatttttcatagcgtggcacgagtttttctattccgagcgcgaagtgcgtagcgtcacgaatttcttcagtgttatcaaaTCGAATAGCTACGCTACGGCATTCGTTTCACACGAAGACGGAGCTACGTGATCAACATCTTTACGGCTTCCTTTTGACATACAATTTTGGAGTAGTAGGATATTAAATGACAAATTGAACCTAATTTGATTGAATGAGAATGAGGAAGGCATTCAGGTAGGCCGACCATTCTCCAttggcactggagagagtaACACTACCACGCAATAGAGGGGAGATTTGGAGATTAGGATTGATCAAATGCAATAAAAATCGTCAAGTATGAAGGCAATGCTTCCTCAGTGGCGActcgtccgcctgttcaaactATTTACAGGACGGCTAGACAATCTcaaagaaaaaatcttttttttttcgatttcacaTTTGTAGTAGAAGAaattatcgaaggtaatttatttgtaatttccATATTATCCCGAACATCCCTATTTTCATTTCTGTTTGGGTGGAACTTCTCCACCTTGAAAAATGTAATATGATGGTGACACTTGACTACACCACACAACCTGCACGCAAACAATAcaacattttgaaataaccagtAATGGCTACCGGTTTCAAACCTTTTATCTGAATCTGCCGCcatttaaatacttttctgcatCTTCAAGTGCGGCAGGGCAAACGCAGTCAAATAggtatgaagcgatcactactactgaTGCGCCACTTTGTGTAGAAATGACATTTGAGGTTTCAAATTTTCAACTGAACGAAGTCGATggaaacgataaaaaaaacacacacacaccatcTGTTAATTTCGATAGCCTTGAGAGCGGAGGTTCTGGTCGGTTGATGCACCGTTTCACTGGGGGAAACGTACCTCTGGACGCTTGAACTTGAAGTTCTCAGCGGAAACACTTTCGGGAATCAGTTCTGAAAGGAACTAACTGGGCAAATGGCAAAGAACACACGTTGCGACAGGATTAAAATATAAACTCTTTACTACTCAGTATTATGGAAGAAAGAACAGGTTTCAACACGTTCACGTGTTGCTTCACTACTCTCTTTCGTTGCTTGCTGCTTTGCGGTTGgaaaaatactcatttgatcCTTGCTGCTAGACTGCTATACCTGGTGACAGGAGAATCACCAAAAGGAGGTGGGGTGAAACTTGTGAACCAATGTTTCTCTCTCTTCAGGGACTGAACACCATCGTTGATTGAACAGGAAGCTTACTCAGTCACGCGCCGCCTCTGTGCTTCCTAGCGGCTCAAATGACCACATGTTGTGGTTGCTTTCGTGAACagaacaattttcaaaaaaactttttaagtaatGACCTGCGGATGTAACTAAGGAAGGGTTGAACTATGAAAATGCAGCAGTTTTCAATGTTAGAATTATGAACCGGAAACCGGCCAAACTACCCTTATATTAAGTTTGAGGAAATCTAGTGCGTGAAATATGGAGTTGGCAATTATTTTTGCCAGAAAATGAAGGACTCGTACGAGAAGCGCAAACATTTTGCCAAGAATTCGATTTGATTGGTAGCAAACTTCATGAGTGAAATGGTATTAAGACGAGAACAAACTATGATTCAAACTTCAAAGCTCAAACAACATTAAACATGATGTTAGTCACTGATTTAGTGGAGTTCCAAATTTGAACAGCGATTCGTACACTTAGAGAATCTCAGAAAAGCACAAcgcaaaaataacatagttttgcaACCTTCGGTTGTTCATTATTAAGACTTGATGGTAATTGAAAGTTACAGCAACGCAGCGGGGTTAACCGATTAAAACGACACTAATCATGATCACCAATCATTTCGTTGAACGGATCACTACACGATGCATAACGATTTTAcaactcaaaacaaaaaaaacacagcgAAACCCTCATTGCTTACAGATTCGCACTGGGCCGATCACTTGCGCCGACAAATTAATTTGCGCGATACAGGAGAAAACGCACAGAGCAGTCAGTTGATACAGACATCGTCAGCCAGTAGTAGTAGTCGATTGGTTGTCGtatgaaaacatatttttaagtgTAGCCTAATTAATCAATTGGTGGTGAGGCCGCCTGCACACGCGCCTCGTCACGTTATCGTCGATACTAGTCGGTTGCTGTCCTCGCATGTGTGAAATAGCGGCTGTCACCTCTACTGGCAGTGGCATTCGTCCCAGAACTGGGTGATAAGTGGCTGCGCGATAGGTGATAGGCATAAAGATATAATTCGATAGAATGACACACCAATGGGCGGCCTCACAGCCTCACGTGAAACAAACGCTCTGTTCGTCTAGAATGACGCAATCCGAAACACTTACCTCACGCTGAAGTTTTCTCCTTTCGATTTTCAAATCGCTTTCAGCCTTCTCTGCCGCTTCGGCAGTGCTTCTGTATCGGATAACTTGCGATTCGGACCGCGCTAAACTGGCCTGCAGATTAGCGATCTCCTGTTCCGCTTTCTGCAGTTTGTATTTGTAGTCGGTGATGAGTTTGTTGGCTTCtccttgaaaatgaaaaacaaaaccaaTTAGTTGGGAATCGGAAACAAGAGCGATAGATGAGGCTGTACTTTGTGCATCTTCGTAGTCATCGTCGTCCAGCGATCCGTTGACGGCGCTGTACTTCCTTCCCTTCGTTCTCATGTCCTTCAGCTGCTGCTGTAGCGCCTGAACGTCGTTCTGCAGCTCCTGCTTTTCCTCCGCGAATTTCTTAAGTCTAACATCTGAAATATACAAGGGTATATGAGCAAAACTGCGTGTGAGCAACTTCAGGGTGGccattcaattttaatttttgaattcccgCGTTTTTCCCGACTGTTTCTCGCATGACTCGCATGATTTTACGAAATTCCCGactctcaaaaatgaaaatttaataatattgtATCGTTTGTTAAAAATTGATTTGACCCGAACTGCGAAGATATTTTTACTTTATTGTTTCCAAGGTGCGCATGGGACAAACAATTGGACGGTGTGTAGCTCAGCAACGGATTGTATGTTGGATGTAGGATTCAGAAGATGGAAGATACGGACGAGattgtttctggaatatatgcaGCTGGAAACTGAAGCCCTTTAAAATGTATCACATCCAGCCTACCTCTACTTACTCAGAATTCAAAAAGTTTCGTTCACATCCAAACATATTTCTAGCATGTCCCGGATACCCTCTATTATCAATTCCCGAGTTGAACCAAAAATCCATAATGCGACTCTTCTGTGCAATCGAAATTCTACAATTAATTACAATTAATTACAACCAAATTAAGTAATTAAGTTATTTGAATCAGAGCTCATACGCATGCCTGAACAATCAGAACATAAAAAATTACGTAATCATGTTTTTAAAGCTCATTTTGTGATTCAGTAAGACATGTTCAGGTTTTTATTTAAAACAATAACCCGTGCCTAATTATTTCattaactatcgtaaattaaaTTACACAGAAAACCTGTCTTGTGTCGCTCGACAAAAATGCTTAGCAGGAATAGGAGCATATGAGACGAGATGAATTAAATAACACGAAGTTTGTAGCACTTTTTAAATGACCCTCAATCTGACTCCTTTTTCTTTAGAATACGTCCCTTTTTTTCCAGCGCCAGTTCGGcagaaaagttcataaggtttacgtctcttgcaaaaatctacctGACTATCACAAAgaaccatctttcaatggatacgtgtcaaaatttgacagcaatcggtcgattggttcgtgagttacagcattgagagtgaagcaacttttgttattgtgaaaaaaaaaaggaaaaagatgGCAACATTGCATGAAttaggcttcgaattgcttccgcatccaccgtattcttcaGATCTGTCCCCcaacgactattttctgttcgcagacctgaagagaaagctcgctggcaagaactttaagaccgatgatgaagtgattaccaaaattgaggcctattttggaaaaaaaaaccgaaagagcactataaaaatggtatcgaaaagttgcaagatcgctataatcgctgtatcgccttcgaaggcaattatgttgaataataaaattgcattttacaaaaaaaattgttttcctgtgttaccttataaacagCTGAACTGTTATAaactactattttttttttcaaaaatatgagtttttctatTGGATGCCAAAAGGAAACCATAAAAGAAAAGAATGTGAATGTAAATCATAATCATAAAGAAAAATGTTTATGAAGCGTTTGAAATTCAGTtaaactttcaacacttttttttttcaacagctTTTTCGTTTACCTCcaagtttcttctttttctgcCTCCTGCTTTCGTTTTGCAGCGTTTTTGTTCTCATCTTCTTTATTTTGCTTCGCTTTTAAGGACTCCACGTATCTTGACTATGTTTGCACCCGAAATAGATGAGCGATTTCGTTACAACACCAGTAACTCCTCCTGCATTCTTGATTGCGTCGTACACGATTCTTTGTTCCGTTAAACTTTCCTCGGTTTGGTTTACTATCAAGCGCTTTTCGTTGATAGAAAATCCTCTTTCCAATGATGCATTGCCATGCGACAAAATCagagttttttttcacaaacagGGTTAAATTTGGAAGCTCCTTCTTCGACTGAGCGATAGGttccatacaaaaaaaaattcattctaTGATTTTTTCTTTGATATGCAGATAATATGATTTTAACAGAAGACGTTTAACACAACTGTCCATACTTATTCCTAATTTCATCTGCACCAGGCAATTTTTGTTTATCGACGAATACTTCCAAGCCTAACTCCATCCACTTTTTCGCTACATCCGTAGAGTTGGAAATCGCATCCGGGTTAATACTCGCTAGGTAACGTGTGGTGGGATATGTCAAAGGTGATCGTATgaacaatttctttaaaaatccgCAGTAGAACTCACGACAGCTGGTACCCTGATATTTCGTACCACCGGAAATAATGTACCAGTACATCTCTATCGGAAAGTTTGGCGTTGTTTGGTGTTGCTATGATCGCAGATTTCGTTACAAATCCAATTTCAATACTTCCAGGTAGCAGTAGAATTTGTTTCTGTGAGTTCGAGTTCAACAAGTGATTTAGGTTTCACCTTCAGTCGATCGGGCTTTATAATTTTCTCCATAACAGCTCTTACAAACTCCCGCTAAGTCATCGTAATACAAAACTTTATAGAAATACTGACATTTAGCGCAAACACAAATGTATCAATTGAATGAAGGCAGTGCGAATAAGAAGACACAACTTTCGGTGAAAACAAGGTTGCATCTCGTGCGACGTTTTAACGTTTtaataggggaggtgggggtaaaacggacatgttaagaagaacttcaattatatcgttggaaactcatgtttcccaaaactttgatgcagtttcttgcaattcaatatactgtttttctacctaattcgccaaattttcaacaaaaaaatgttttcaatgtttttactgaaattaacaCTAAAACTACCAATGCAAAACTACTTTAATCAAAATTGTTAAAttctaggttttcatttcatgtGAAGTTACTACACGACTTATTCTATATTATAAAGCTACTTTATTTCTCAAACTCTATTTCTCTTCTTCTTTTGTTTTTCCTGATAATCATATGTATGATACCTTTACCTACCATGAGCAGTCATTTGACCGCTGGagaatatatgattttttttgaagttttttgcaTTGAAACTCAAGCAAgcattttaagtttttttaaaaatagtaagtgataatttttgtaatttattaTTGATGGATCATCAAAATACAAATTCAGAAATTTATCCCCAGCATGTAAAAAAAAGAATGTTGTTAGAAGAAATAAACGATCATAACGAACTATGGTCTGAAATACACGAAGCAAATTTTGAGAATATGGAAAGTATATATGATCTATTGGATCAAATCTTTGATCTACTCGACATGAGGAAGGAAACATTGTGAACACACGTAGGGAACAAAAAAGAATGAAATTGTTCCCGTTTCATACCATTTTTAGAGCAACGCCAGGACCAACAGGGTTTGCGAAACGCAATATAATGATGGGAGAAGTAAGGAGTGCATTTTCGTTGAAACTTGAGCAACGAATTATGAAACACGTAAAAATGTGTACAGAGAGTGAAGCACGTCGAGTGTTTGGATCCGAATGGAGTTTAACTTCTGCAGAATTAGATGCTTTTATCCCAATTCTAGATGCACGTGGTGCGCATCAAACAAGAAATTGCAACATTTTATATTTATGGAATAAGAAATGGGGCCCTGATTTTATTTCGCGAACACATGAACAAAGATTGTTTCTCGGAAATCATGTGAATTATTCGATTTGATGAAGGAGACGAACGAAGCGTCTACAGACTGACAAATTCGCTCTTATGTCGAAGGTGGAAATAAAACTGTTGACGAACAACTACTTgcgacaaaaacaaaatatagaTTTACTCAATGTATGCCCACAAACCCGTTCAGTTTGGAATTAAATTTTGGTTGGTATCAAACGTTAAgagtaaatattttgaaaatggaTTTTCGTACTTCGGAAAGTGAAACACTGAACCACTGAACCACAGGGTGTGAAAGGGATATAACCAACGATAATGTTAATTCTGAGACAAGTGAATCTTTAGTAACGAAACTCCTATCAGAAAGAACTGCTTCGATAGGTGCTATTTGAGCGAACAAGATGGAATTGCCCAAACCTGCAGAACAAAAGAATGATTGCACGTTTTGCAACGCAGCTTTACAAATCAGAAAATTGTACTTTAACAATTTATAAAAGCATACCAAACAAAAAAGGTCTCTCGCTGAGTTCGAAACATAAGTtcgtaaaaattggaaaaataggtAAATGTATACCTGAGACTATTTCATATTATAACTACACTGAATATGGTGTGAATATAACAGACTAAATGTCTAAAAAGTATTAAAAGTATAACACAAAATAAACATCCCATAGATGGCCTGTTCATGTATTTATCAACATTTTGGATTTGACTGGTATAAATGCTTGGATTTTATACAAGCAGACAACAGGAGAAAACATATCGAGACAAGAATTTCTATTTCAGTTGGAGGAGGAACTTGCCACTGAATATCAAGATTTTCAGGAACAAGGAATGAAAAGTATGGAGAAAACTAAAGGAGAATCAAGTGCAATTTCAGAGAGACGAAAACCCTGTCAAATTGGATGTTGCAAATAGAGGAAAATAATAAACATATGTTCTACATGAAAAAGATATGtttatggaaaatgttgaaTATTTTATGATTATTACATGATAATTAATTGTGTTTCATTGTATATgaatgttttgtatttttttttgtattgaatgTATTATGTTTTGATCATAattgatttgaaaaaacataacgTTTATTCGAAAAGCGGTCATTTGACAGCCAGCGGTCGGAATCGGTATATATAAAAtgatggtaggtttagtgttaaacagaccgaaaagtacaactttttttttcgatgcgggtaatatggacagattTGTAATGAAGCGTAgacgtttatcgatcgcgagaggaataattttattcaaccaagatctgaactcatcacgaatgtccgttaaatgatgaaaaaatcgaattaatccacctagaagtgatagcgtgcttttcagcagtataaacggatagactctcaactattttgcttttggttccagtcagtttCTAGACAgttcacatttggcgatttgatttccatttatagacgcagagcattctttaggaatagattaaacatacTTTTCACAATCCATCTCACTCCCAATTATTAATTCaataatatttcaataattcaaattttccactcaaaaatgaatttaatttaccgtacatacctaataacgcttctctgttaatccacaaaccgaaatataaccatcattgaattttgatattaaaccactcaaaatgcttaatatataagcagctaaaattacatacATACGCGGAATCAAGTATGATTTTCAgtgtttgtttcccttttccactttagatcagtattcattgccatagggtggcttaaatattatagaataacatgtagaaggtgttctcattaacagaaatctgaaattcaaaatgtaactgtaCACATAAactacctgtccatattacccccactgtccgtattacccgcggttctccTACAGTAACATTTAAGAACGTCGTAAACAAAACACTGAGCAGAGAAAATCCCGACTTCATGAAGCaattcccgactttttcccgcatTTTTTCCCGATGGGTTTTGATTTACGACTTTTTCCCGCATTTTTCCCGATGGGTTTTgattcccgactttttcccgcatTCCCCGAATGGGTAGCCACCCAGCCACTTTGATGAACCTACCTAACGATCCTTGGGCGGACTTCAATAGATGGGCGTTGTCGGCTGTGACTAGGGCTCGCCGCGCATCGGAACCGTCTTCGTTTTCCACCGTCACGATCACCAGTCCCTGCTCCTCGATCAGCGTGTCTCGCTCCTGCAACTGGCCCTGGACCAGCTTCAGCTCCTCGGACAACTTGTCGTTGGCTCGTTTTAAGGCATCATGATCTCGGCATTTTTCTTTGTGCTCACGTTGCAGCTGCGCGTGGGATTCTTCCATCTCTTCCAGCTTATCCTTGAGCAGTTGGATCTGGTAGTTCTGGGAGGCACGTTCGTTGTCCAGCTGGGCGTTTGCGACCATCGCCTTGCGGAAACGTTCTTCGACATCCTGAATgaattaaacaatgaacaatgatCGAACAAgactttcgtttttttttctccacctACCTTAAGTTCATGCCGCAGATCCCTTAGACTTCGCCCTTCTTCCTCTAGCGAGTCTTCGCTGCTTCTTCGGGAGGAGAGTGAGCTACCACGTACCGTGCTGTTGACTGTGAGCCGGGCGGAACGTGATCCCAGCGAAGTGTCCCCACCAACGGACGTCGATAATCCAACGGATTGCTGCTGCAGGTCGAACACACGATCGGCATTCTGTTCCAGTTCTTTCTGCTGTCGCTCGAGCTCCCGCATCCGAATCTCGCGTGCTTCCGCACGTGCTTGTCGCCGGGCTGCCAAGCGGGCCTCCGCCTgttgagagagagaaaaaaaggggtgaacaaaatgaaaaattaaaataaattcatcAACGTCGCCAACTGTTTAAATCTATTCATTTGAAATATGCCCTCCAAAAGAAAGGGGGAAactagtgatttttttttcctaggGTCCCTGTTTTTCCAGAAACATGGAACTATGCGAGAACATAAAAGGCTTGCGCACACAGTACGAAAACAACAAATTGGTTACCCTCGACCCAGTTTAAATTGTAAACACGATGGGGGAGGACGAAAATTTACCGGAATGACAATAACGACATTAAATATATAAACACACAAATGAACGGTTCATTTTCCCTTCTCCGATTTGGCTCGTAAGATTTAGTGTGTGGGAATATGTGTATATTTGGTATCGGTTTTATTATTGCATGGGGTGCCCTCACTCACAGTACGCAGAAGTTTTGACACTTCAAAACCATCCTCTTTAATCGTGAAACACCGGCGGAGTGCGCGCGCAGATACCGTATGGTTCGCCATTTATCAAGATTTATTACAGGGGTTCGAGTCGCTCTATCACCGTGATGCAGAGGATCAGTAGAACCAGGAGAGGCGAGGGGGGAGTGAATAATCTGTAGCTGTCGCTGAGATCGAAAGTGAAACGATCGTCGTCGATGGAATGGAAGGGATGGAGATGATCATGCAGAGAGCAAGGGTTAGACGGTAATGATCGTTTTCGTGATTATTTTGCTCAAGCGCGTCTCTAAGGTGCGTCCATAGATCATACTCTTCCCTCAGTGAGAAACAATAGATGATGGCTGATGTTACCAGAATCCCGTATATTATTTTTGTAGCATTCGCTATATGCTAATCCATATCAATGAAAATTGAAACGGTGTTCAATTgactttgcattttttttatttgtttggtgTATGCTACTTATTCCAACGAATAATCTTATCATAATCAAAACATTTATCAAACGTATTTCAACGACTTCAGTTCTATACGCGATTACTCTCCAATGTCTTCTTAAATGAGCGCTCtgaaataataattttaattttggaaagcaaaaaaaaacaaccgagGCCATATAAGATAAATACGAATAGCCTTATTAGATGATTCGTGGGCGTTGTCGGTAGTAAAAATCCCATTTGATATGAATTGACAAAATCGTGCCCTGTAAAATGATAGATCGCGCTCACGTCAGCATAAAGTAGTCAGCTAAGAAATGTTTTACATTTCCTTGCTTAATT
Protein-coding sequences here:
- the LOC129764846 gene encoding leucine-rich repeat flightless-interacting protein 2 isoform X8, whose product is MDSPGAVGRRRGNSRINAEDQALDQIAKEAEARLAARRQARAEAREIRMRELERQQKELEQNADRVFDLQQQSVGLSTSVGGDTSLGSRSARLTVNSTVRGSSLSSRRSSEDSLEEEGRSLRDLRHELKDVEERFRKAMVANAQLDNERASQNYQIQLLKDKLEEMEESHAQLQREHKEKCRDHDALKRANDKLSEELKLVQGQLQERDTLIEEQGLVIVTVENEDGSDARRALVTADNAHLLKSAQGSLDVRLKKFAEEKQELQNDVQALQQQLKDMRTKGRKYSAVNGSLDDDDYEDAQREANKLITDYKYKLQKAEQEIANLQASLARSESQVIRYRSTAEAAEKAESDLKIERRKLQREISYVHATIISDGDRSTVEIRSIHPYNCSALKDTSGCCSINSSTMINQLSPLSGGLTG